The Rhizobium sp. SL42 genome includes a region encoding these proteins:
- a CDS encoding SDR family NAD(P)-dependent oxidoreductase, whose protein sequence is MKNQTAVIVGGASGLGLTTAKLMISHGATKIGLIDRNEQLLVASAEALRALGAEVATAVADISRSDTAHRGFSEIAAQLGRIHVLVNSAAIYPRSPILEISDDEWDLENAINVKGTYHMMVAAVLHMRQYVKAPEVTGRIVNVTSVDAFKAHPQNAHYAATKAAVVSLTKSFAQECASDQILVNSVAPAGFATDRAKELGFLPELAKASALGRAAEPVEMAEWIVMMASSRNTYATGENVVISGGYIYV, encoded by the coding sequence TTGAAGAACCAGACCGCAGTCATCGTCGGTGGCGCTTCCGGGCTCGGACTGACAACAGCAAAGTTGATGATCTCCCATGGTGCTACGAAAATTGGTCTGATTGACCGCAACGAGCAATTGCTTGTTGCGTCGGCAGAAGCGCTCCGAGCGCTCGGCGCAGAAGTTGCCACTGCTGTTGCAGATATCTCCCGGTCGGACACCGCGCATCGTGGCTTTAGCGAAATTGCAGCGCAGCTGGGCCGCATTCATGTGCTGGTCAACAGCGCAGCAATCTATCCCCGAAGCCCGATCCTCGAGATTTCGGACGACGAATGGGATCTTGAGAACGCCATAAATGTAAAGGGTACCTACCACATGATGGTAGCTGCCGTTCTTCATATGCGCCAATATGTCAAGGCACCGGAGGTGACGGGTCGTATCGTCAACGTGACGTCTGTCGACGCCTTCAAGGCGCATCCGCAAAATGCGCACTATGCGGCGACCAAGGCTGCTGTCGTCAGCCTGACCAAGTCCTTTGCCCAGGAATGCGCCAGCGATCAGATCCTGGTCAATTCCGTGGCTCCTGCCGGTTTCGCAACGGATCGAGCCAAGGAACTCGGCTTCCTTCCAGAGCTTGCGAAAGCAAGCGCGCTCGGCCGCGCCGCGGAGCCGGTCGAGATGGCTGAATGGATCGTCATGATGGCATCTAGCCGCAACACTTATGCCACCGGCGAAAACGTCGTGATCAGCGGAGGCTACATCTATGTCTGA
- a CDS encoding thiamine pyrophosphate-binding protein encodes MNTLKKTRNGGQVLVDALRIHGVDRVFGVPGESYLAALDAFHDVEDVIEFVICRQEGGAAYMAEAYGKLTGKPGICFVTRGPGATNASIGVHTAFQDSTPMILFIGQVARDQMEREAFQEIDYRRMFGQMAKWIVEIEDAARIPELIGQAFHRAVNGRPGPVVVALPEDMLTDLVTVADTPAYKRVEMYAGQPQLDELVELLAQAKRPLVVAGGGGWNQQAVADLKVFSETFSLPVAASFRCQDLFDNTHPNYAGDLGLAAGPKLIQLVKDCDLLISLGARLGEMTTGAYSLIDIPVPKQTLVHIHSGSDELGRVYHAALPINASVAGFLSQAAKLKPFVAPAWVAMTETAHADYLGNLIHAQVPGAVQMGDVMEWLRGHLADDAILTTGAGNYSAWAHRFYQYRTFRTQLGPTNGSMGYGVPAAIAAKITAPERTVVAFAGDGCFLMNGQELATAMQYDARVIFLVINNGMYGTIRMHQERSYPGRVSGTRLTNPDFASLARSYGLHGETVEKTADFAAAFERCEASGKPGLIEVRIDPEALTPKMTLSQIREQAVTQGK; translated from the coding sequence ATGAACACCCTCAAGAAGACCCGCAACGGCGGCCAGGTTCTGGTCGACGCACTCCGGATCCATGGCGTCGATCGCGTATTCGGCGTTCCGGGAGAGAGCTATCTTGCTGCTCTCGACGCATTTCACGATGTTGAAGATGTTATCGAATTTGTCATCTGCCGACAGGAAGGTGGCGCGGCCTATATGGCTGAAGCCTATGGAAAGCTGACCGGAAAACCCGGCATCTGCTTCGTCACGCGTGGGCCCGGCGCAACCAATGCCTCCATCGGTGTGCATACGGCATTCCAGGACTCAACGCCGATGATCCTGTTCATCGGTCAGGTCGCCCGTGACCAGATGGAGCGCGAGGCGTTTCAGGAGATCGACTATCGCCGGATGTTCGGCCAGATGGCGAAGTGGATTGTCGAGATCGAGGATGCTGCGCGTATACCCGAGCTTATCGGTCAGGCGTTTCATCGCGCCGTCAACGGCCGTCCGGGTCCTGTCGTAGTTGCCCTCCCCGAGGACATGCTGACGGATCTGGTGACGGTTGCGGATACGCCGGCTTACAAACGTGTCGAGATGTATGCCGGTCAGCCTCAGCTTGATGAACTCGTCGAACTGCTTGCCCAGGCAAAGCGTCCCTTGGTTGTCGCCGGCGGCGGTGGCTGGAACCAGCAGGCCGTTGCCGATCTCAAGGTCTTTTCCGAGACCTTCAGCCTGCCGGTGGCTGCATCGTTCCGTTGCCAGGATCTGTTCGATAACACGCATCCCAATTATGCCGGGGACCTCGGTCTTGCTGCTGGGCCGAAACTTATTCAGCTCGTCAAGGATTGCGATCTGCTAATTTCGCTCGGCGCGCGTCTCGGTGAGATGACAACGGGCGCCTACTCGCTGATCGACATACCTGTTCCAAAGCAGACCCTCGTCCATATCCATTCGGGATCGGACGAGTTGGGTCGGGTCTATCATGCGGCCCTGCCGATCAATGCAAGCGTTGCGGGCTTCCTGTCCCAGGCCGCCAAGCTTAAGCCTTTTGTTGCACCGGCCTGGGTGGCCATGACCGAGACCGCTCATGCCGATTACCTCGGCAATCTGATTCATGCGCAGGTGCCGGGCGCTGTCCAGATGGGTGACGTCATGGAATGGTTGCGTGGTCATCTGGCAGACGATGCGATCCTGACGACTGGTGCTGGCAATTATTCTGCATGGGCGCATCGCTTCTACCAGTATCGTACCTTCCGCACCCAGCTTGGCCCGACCAATGGCTCTATGGGCTACGGTGTGCCTGCCGCCATTGCTGCGAAGATCACCGCGCCTGAGCGGACTGTCGTTGCCTTTGCCGGTGACGGCTGCTTCCTGATGAATGGTCAGGAACTGGCAACAGCGATGCAATACGACGCACGCGTGATTTTCCTGGTCATCAACAATGGAATGTACGGGACGATCCGCATGCATCAGGAGCGAAGCTATCCAGGGCGTGTATCCGGAACGCGGCTGACCAATCCTGACTTCGCATCGCTTGCTCGCTCTTACGGTCTGCATGGCGAGACGGTGGAGAAGACAGCCGACTTCGCAGCGGCTTTCGAACGGTGCGAAGCGTCCGGCAAGCCCGGTCTGATCGAAGTTCGCATTGACCCGGAGGCATTGACCCCGAAGATGACGTTGTCGCAGATCCGCGAACAGGCGGTTACTCAAGGCAAGTAA
- a CDS encoding NAD(P)/FAD-dependent oxidoreductase, giving the protein MNASKSSYDVIIVGGAVVGSSTAYFLATNPDFKGSVLVIEKDWTYQRSATALSSSSIRHQFSNAINVQVSQFGTEFIRNFKENVAVDDDTPEIGFHENGYLFLADDDRGAEVLRRNHATQIDCGAEVTLLDPEALGKRYQWLNLDGLVLGSTAERGEGWFDSVGLMQGFRKKARTLGVEYIEDEVVAINREGDRVVSVTTRSGQTISCGTMVNTSGTNGKIMAHLAGLEIPVEPRRRSLFVVDCRTPLGPGVGLTIDPNGCFFRPEGQFYLMGTYPKHDPEVEPNDFDVMHEEFEEEIWPTLANRVPAFEAIKVVNSWAGHYDFCTLDHNVILGPHTEVSNFLFANGFSGHGLQQSPGMGRGLSELITYGGFKTLDLSPFGYERVVANRPFLEDAVI; this is encoded by the coding sequence ATGAATGCTTCTAAGTCATCTTATGACGTGATTATTGTTGGCGGCGCAGTGGTCGGTAGCTCGACAGCCTATTTCCTCGCGACCAACCCGGATTTCAAGGGGTCAGTTCTGGTCATCGAAAAGGACTGGACCTATCAGCGATCCGCAACGGCGCTGTCTTCCAGCTCCATCCGCCACCAGTTTTCCAATGCTATCAATGTGCAGGTTTCCCAGTTTGGGACCGAGTTCATCCGGAATTTCAAGGAAAACGTCGCTGTTGACGATGATACGCCGGAAATCGGCTTTCATGAGAACGGCTATCTCTTCCTTGCGGATGACGATCGCGGCGCCGAGGTTTTGCGCAGAAATCATGCCACGCAGATCGATTGCGGAGCCGAGGTGACACTTCTCGATCCGGAAGCCTTGGGAAAGCGCTATCAGTGGCTCAATCTCGATGGTCTCGTTCTCGGGAGCACCGCAGAGCGTGGCGAAGGCTGGTTCGATAGCGTCGGATTGATGCAGGGTTTTCGCAAGAAGGCCAGAACTCTTGGCGTCGAGTATATCGAAGACGAGGTTGTTGCGATCAATCGCGAGGGAGATCGCGTGGTGTCAGTCACAACTAGGAGCGGCCAGACCATTTCCTGCGGGACCATGGTCAACACCTCCGGTACCAATGGCAAGATAATGGCCCATCTGGCAGGCCTCGAGATTCCAGTTGAGCCGCGCCGCCGGTCGCTTTTCGTTGTCGATTGCCGCACGCCGCTTGGTCCAGGCGTCGGCCTGACCATTGACCCCAATGGCTGCTTCTTCCGTCCGGAAGGTCAGTTCTATCTGATGGGCACCTATCCCAAGCACGATCCGGAAGTCGAGCCGAACGACTTCGATGTAATGCACGAGGAATTCGAGGAAGAGATCTGGCCAACGCTCGCAAACCGCGTTCCAGCTTTCGAGGCGATCAAGGTGGTGAACAGCTGGGCCGGCCACTACGATTTTTGCACGCTTGATCACAACGTCATTCTGGGGCCGCACACGGAAGTGAGCAACTTCCTGTTTGCGAACGGTTTTTCCGGTCACGGCCTGCAGCAGTCTCCAGGTATGGGCCGCGGGCTTTCCGAACTCATCACATACGGAGGCTTCAAAACTCTCGATTTGTCGCCGTTTGGTTACGAACGTGTAGTGGCGAACCGCCCCTTCCTCGAAGACGCTGTCATTTAA
- a CDS encoding FadR/GntR family transcriptional regulator gives MSIITQRGNLAEIVVAKLTERIDSGLYAPAEKLPSSAQLCEEFGVSRTVIREALTSLKVGGRVTSRQGAGVYVSDKDAKTLNFEISRIEDIRSAMQILELRLGVEMQSVALAATRRTPEALAEIARAFDYLENLETDDAEVEARADFEFHLAIARATRNPHFPSFLEAVMESINFELVLKHKQSSRAYSAYLKKINKEHAAILAAITQGDAKAAKVALAAHLEESLIRYRAMLDEPFANETAE, from the coding sequence GTGTCAATTATTACACAGCGCGGCAATCTTGCCGAGATTGTGGTTGCGAAGCTGACCGAAAGGATCGATTCCGGCCTGTATGCGCCTGCCGAAAAGCTTCCCTCAAGTGCTCAGCTTTGTGAAGAATTCGGGGTTTCCCGAACGGTAATCCGCGAGGCTCTGACCTCGCTGAAAGTCGGAGGCCGCGTCACATCCCGGCAAGGCGCTGGTGTATATGTCAGCGACAAGGATGCAAAGACCCTCAATTTCGAGATCAGCCGGATCGAGGATATTCGCTCCGCCATGCAGATCCTCGAGCTTCGGCTCGGTGTGGAAATGCAGTCCGTCGCCCTTGCAGCGACACGGCGCACCCCAGAGGCACTGGCCGAGATTGCCCGAGCCTTCGACTATCTCGAGAATCTGGAGACTGACGACGCCGAAGTCGAAGCCCGCGCCGATTTCGAGTTCCACCTGGCGATTGCCCGCGCAACCCGTAATCCGCATTTCCCGAGCTTTCTGGAAGCGGTTATGGAGAGCATAAATTTCGAACTCGTGCTCAAGCACAAGCAGTCCTCACGCGCCTACAGCGCCTATCTGAAGAAGATCAACAAGGAGCACGCTGCGATCCTTGCCGCGATCACCCAGGGCGATGCAAAAGCTGCGAAGGTTGCTTTGGCTGCACACCTGGAAGAGAGCCTCATTCGCTACCGCGCCATGCTCGACGAACCATTCGCAAACGAGACAGCCGAGTAA
- the ydiJ gene encoding D-2-hydroxyglutarate dehydrogenase YdiJ: protein MIPRLRSNLSANHTALGFFGRLIEAGFAGDVDTGAASRTVYGTDNSIYQLEPMAVLFPKCAEDLQVIARTLSEPEFRDITITPRGGGTGTNGQSLTSGVVVDCSRHMNSILSIDPVRRVARVQAGVVKDQLNRALKPHGLFFAPELSTSNRATIGGMVSTDACGQGSCLYGKTSNHVLGLHIVLADGADWWSRPLKAAALDEVLKRDDQIGEIHRTVDRIEREKRDRIADVFPKINRYMTGYDLAHIRREDGCFDLNAILCGSEGTLAMIAEAELNLLPIPAYAALINIRYGDFNTALEDARTLTILKVASVETVDERVLNLAKGDINWPAIARFFPNDTDSATNGINIAEVLADNPDELDRKLSEVTAALDKNMPARHVGYTIARSHADTEAIWSMRKRAVGLLGNVDGAVRPVAFVEDTAVPPEHLAAYIREFRALLDDAGLSYGMFGHVDAGVLHVRPALDLSREDHVPLVREISDAVVALTRKYGGVLWGEHGKGIRSEYVPEFFGDLYPCLQHIKHAFDPDNRLNPGKIATPSPEQALLKIDEVPLRGTTDRTIGNEIRVAFDNAAYCNGNAACFDFDANSPMCPSYKATRDRRFSPKGRAALMREWLRLLAEQKIDPRQEAARLRLRSAALQLPLRLFHTLDPRNRSDFSHEVREAMDTCLACKACAGQCPVKVSVPSFRAKFLELYYGRYLRPIKDPLVAAIEITLPWMARIRPVYNLIAGTAPGKALMRLAGLTSLPLLPRMSLARRASALGVPIADPARLRQLPEHERKKAVIFVADAFTAYFDPQVAFSAINLARKLGLMPYLAAPHINGKALHVHGYLGRFERAAMKTAQHLHSLADTGIPLVGLDPSMTLAYRSEYMGVTPQLMANVLLPQEWLMSTLERMDCNTIDTVGKTFRLLAHCTERTNAPDAMPQWKAIFRALGISVEMANVGCCGMAGTFGHEARNRDISERIYNMSWKGEIDSAGNDDVLMSTGYSCRSQIKQVDGAVVPHPLQVIDEMIPELQEIAQYEVA from the coding sequence ATGATTCCACGCCTGCGTTCCAACCTCTCCGCCAACCATACCGCACTTGGCTTTTTTGGCCGACTGATCGAAGCTGGTTTTGCTGGCGATGTCGACACTGGCGCCGCAAGCCGTACCGTTTACGGCACCGACAATTCGATCTACCAACTAGAGCCAATGGCCGTACTCTTCCCGAAATGCGCAGAAGACCTGCAGGTCATCGCACGGACCCTGTCTGAACCTGAATTCCGCGACATCACCATAACACCTAGGGGCGGCGGCACTGGAACAAATGGTCAATCATTGACCTCAGGCGTGGTCGTCGACTGCTCGCGACACATGAATTCCATCCTATCGATCGACCCGGTGCGCAGGGTTGCACGCGTTCAAGCAGGTGTCGTCAAGGATCAATTGAACCGCGCGTTGAAACCGCACGGACTGTTCTTTGCGCCGGAACTGTCAACCTCCAATCGGGCAACCATCGGCGGAATGGTTTCCACCGATGCCTGCGGTCAAGGCTCGTGCCTTTATGGCAAGACAAGCAATCATGTACTTGGCTTGCATATCGTGCTTGCAGATGGAGCTGACTGGTGGTCGCGTCCGCTGAAAGCCGCAGCGCTGGACGAAGTGCTCAAGCGCGACGACCAAATCGGCGAGATCCACAGGACCGTGGACCGCATCGAACGAGAAAAGCGAGACCGGATCGCTGACGTTTTCCCGAAAATCAATCGGTACATGACCGGATATGACCTCGCCCATATTCGACGAGAGGACGGATGCTTTGATCTGAACGCCATTCTTTGTGGGTCGGAGGGAACTCTGGCGATGATCGCTGAGGCGGAACTCAACCTGCTGCCTATCCCTGCATATGCTGCGCTGATCAATATCCGCTATGGCGACTTCAACACTGCGCTGGAAGACGCACGCACGCTGACCATCCTCAAGGTCGCTTCGGTGGAAACCGTCGATGAAAGGGTCTTGAACCTGGCCAAGGGTGACATCAACTGGCCTGCCATCGCGCGCTTCTTCCCCAACGACACTGACAGCGCAACAAATGGCATCAACATTGCCGAGGTGCTCGCCGACAATCCCGATGAGCTTGACCGAAAATTGAGTGAAGTCACTGCAGCTCTTGATAAGAACATGCCTGCGCGCCATGTCGGCTACACGATTGCCCGATCCCATGCCGATACAGAGGCTATCTGGTCGATGCGAAAGCGTGCGGTCGGACTGCTCGGCAACGTGGACGGAGCTGTCAGACCTGTTGCCTTTGTCGAAGACACCGCCGTGCCGCCAGAACATCTGGCAGCCTATATCCGCGAATTCCGGGCACTGCTGGATGATGCGGGGCTTTCCTACGGGATGTTCGGGCATGTCGACGCCGGTGTCCTGCATGTGCGTCCAGCACTCGATCTGAGCCGTGAAGACCATGTGCCACTGGTTCGGGAAATCAGCGATGCCGTTGTGGCGCTAACCCGCAAATACGGGGGCGTGTTGTGGGGGGAGCATGGGAAAGGAATTCGGTCCGAATATGTGCCGGAATTTTTCGGCGACCTATATCCATGCCTGCAACACATAAAACATGCCTTTGATCCAGACAATCGGCTCAACCCCGGCAAGATTGCTACTCCGTCTCCAGAGCAAGCTCTGCTGAAGATTGACGAAGTTCCACTCAGAGGAACCACGGACCGGACGATCGGCAACGAGATCCGCGTAGCTTTCGACAACGCCGCTTATTGCAACGGAAACGCGGCCTGTTTCGACTTTGACGCAAACAGCCCCATGTGCCCATCATACAAGGCGACCCGCGATCGGCGCTTCTCGCCCAAAGGACGTGCCGCATTGATGCGCGAGTGGTTACGCCTCCTGGCAGAACAGAAGATCGACCCTCGGCAAGAAGCAGCAAGATTGCGGCTCCGCAGTGCGGCACTCCAACTTCCACTGCGTCTTTTCCATACCCTTGATCCGCGCAATCGCAGCGATTTCTCCCATGAAGTGCGCGAGGCAATGGATACCTGCCTTGCGTGCAAGGCTTGTGCTGGCCAATGTCCCGTCAAGGTCAGCGTGCCATCCTTTCGCGCAAAGTTCCTGGAGCTCTATTATGGCCGCTACCTGAGGCCGATCAAGGATCCCCTGGTTGCCGCGATTGAGATCACCCTGCCCTGGATGGCGCGAATACGGCCAGTATACAATCTGATTGCGGGGACAGCGCCGGGCAAAGCATTGATGCGTCTGGCCGGTCTGACGTCCTTGCCGCTTCTGCCACGCATGTCACTTGCCAGACGGGCCTCGGCTCTGGGCGTCCCAATCGCAGACCCTGCCCGCTTGCGACAGTTGCCGGAACACGAGCGAAAGAAGGCGGTCATTTTCGTTGCGGATGCTTTCACCGCTTATTTCGATCCACAAGTGGCATTCTCGGCCATCAATCTTGCCAGGAAGCTGGGACTTATGCCGTATCTTGCGGCCCCACACATCAATGGCAAGGCATTGCATGTGCACGGCTATCTCGGACGTTTCGAAAGAGCAGCCATGAAAACTGCGCAGCATCTCCATTCACTCGCAGATACCGGCATTCCTCTTGTGGGCCTGGACCCGTCGATGACGCTTGCCTATCGCAGTGAATACATGGGCGTGACACCACAGCTGATGGCAAATGTCCTCTTGCCGCAGGAATGGCTGATGAGCACTCTGGAGCGAATGGACTGCAACACGATTGACACCGTAGGCAAGACCTTCCGCCTGCTGGCACACTGCACCGAGCGCACCAACGCGCCTGACGCAATGCCGCAGTGGAAGGCCATATTCAGGGCGCTGGGCATTTCCGTTGAGATGGCTAATGTGGGCTGTTGCGGCATGGCAGGTACGTTCGGGCACGAAGCGCGAAATCGCGATATTTCCGAGCGCATTTACAACATGAGCTGGAAAGGTGAAATCGATAGCGCCGGAAATGACGATGTGCTCATGTCGACAGGCTATTCTTGTCGATCACAGATCAAACAGGTCGACGGCGCCGTGGTTCCGCACCCACTTCAGGTGATAGACGAAATGATCCCTGAATTACAAGAAATCGCACAATACGAAGTGGCATGA
- a CDS encoding NAD-dependent epimerase/dehydratase family protein, producing MTDYKRTLLTGAGGGVGTQLRKSETRLGQIVRLSDLKPSSDLAAHEEDYPLDLSDFDAVSEAVKGCDAIVHMGGHALEGPWKTVLDSNITGSYNIYEAARRHGVKRVVYASSVHAIGYYERTETIDGNVSTRPDSLYGVSKTFVENLGRYYFDKFGIETVSIRIGSCFPEPTDRRHLITWLSYRDCRQLVEKSLSAPRVGFMVAYGMSNNSEAFWDNRTAAVLGYKPQDSADDYREKVLAMTTQGDPNDPAVRFQGGSFVAAGHFEDSEK from the coding sequence ATGACGGATTACAAGAGAACATTGCTGACGGGCGCTGGTGGCGGCGTTGGAACTCAATTGCGCAAGTCGGAAACCAGACTGGGACAGATTGTACGGCTCTCGGACCTGAAGCCTTCCTCGGATCTGGCGGCGCATGAAGAAGACTACCCGCTTGACCTCTCCGATTTCGATGCAGTCAGCGAAGCGGTCAAGGGATGCGATGCCATCGTGCATATGGGCGGACATGCCCTGGAGGGCCCCTGGAAAACCGTGCTCGATTCCAACATCACCGGTAGCTACAACATTTATGAAGCGGCCCGCCGTCATGGTGTGAAACGCGTGGTCTATGCGAGCTCCGTGCATGCGATCGGCTACTATGAGCGCACGGAGACGATCGACGGCAATGTGTCGACCCGGCCGGATAGTCTCTACGGCGTCTCCAAGACTTTTGTTGAAAATCTCGGTCGGTACTATTTCGACAAATTCGGGATTGAAACTGTCAGTATTCGCATCGGCTCGTGTTTCCCGGAACCGACCGACAGGCGCCATCTGATTACCTGGCTCTCCTATCGTGATTGCCGGCAGCTGGTTGAAAAATCTCTGTCTGCGCCGCGCGTCGGCTTCATGGTCGCCTACGGGATGTCCAACAATTCCGAAGCTTTCTGGGATAACCGGACGGCGGCTGTGCTGGGCTACAAGCCGCAGGACAGCGCCGATGACTATCGCGAAAAGGTTCTCGCCATGACGACGCAAGGTGATCCGAACGATCCGGCTGTTCGCTTCCAGGGGGGCAGCTTTGTCGCTGCCGGCCATTTCGAAGACAGCGAGAAGTGA
- a CDS encoding pyridoxal phosphate-dependent aminotransferase, producing the protein MNMIKFENTRAATIQSSPSMAVSMAAKAMMAKGEYVIDLSLGEPDFNTPGHIIEAAIDAMKRGVTRYTAPDGLPELRQAIVAKFKRENGLDYAMDEVSIGNGAKQILFNAFLGTLEPGDEVIVPAPYWVSYTDIVILHGGVPKVVPCGVEDDFKLTPERLEAAITPKSRWFLFNSPSNPTGAIYTADELKALGVVLRRHPHVAIMSDEIYEHLVCGSVPFTSFVSACPDLQDRTLIINGVSKAYAMTGWRLGYAVGPKGLTKVLNKLQSQSTTCPSSVTQAAAIAALNGPQDFIVTALAEYKTRGELVTKGFSAIPGLEVRAPEGAFYLFPKCTAFIGRTAPDGTKIENDTMLASYLLSQGKVATVPGSAFGVGPFIRLSFATSRDNLSIAVERIADTLALLS; encoded by the coding sequence ATGAATATGATCAAGTTCGAGAATACGCGCGCTGCGACGATCCAGTCATCTCCGTCGATGGCGGTATCGATGGCCGCCAAGGCAATGATGGCCAAAGGCGAGTACGTCATTGATCTGTCACTTGGTGAGCCGGACTTCAATACGCCGGGCCATATCATTGAAGCGGCTATCGACGCCATGAAGCGTGGTGTGACCCGATACACCGCACCGGATGGCTTGCCGGAGCTGCGACAGGCAATCGTTGCGAAGTTCAAGAGAGAGAACGGCCTAGATTATGCGATGGATGAAGTATCCATCGGCAATGGTGCGAAGCAGATCCTTTTCAATGCCTTTCTCGGTACGCTCGAGCCCGGCGATGAAGTGATCGTTCCAGCTCCCTACTGGGTTTCCTACACGGATATTGTCATCCTGCACGGGGGCGTTCCGAAAGTCGTTCCTTGCGGTGTCGAAGATGATTTCAAGCTCACCCCGGAGCGGCTGGAAGCGGCAATCACGCCAAAGTCGAGATGGTTCCTGTTCAATTCTCCCTCCAACCCAACCGGCGCCATCTATACGGCTGACGAGCTGAAAGCCCTCGGCGTGGTGCTGAGGCGCCATCCGCATGTTGCGATCATGTCGGACGAAATCTATGAGCATCTCGTCTGCGGATCCGTACCCTTTACGTCCTTTGTCTCGGCCTGCCCGGATCTGCAGGATCGCACGCTGATCATCAACGGCGTTTCGAAGGCCTATGCGATGACCGGGTGGCGTCTTGGCTATGCCGTTGGTCCGAAGGGTCTGACCAAAGTTCTGAACAAGCTGCAGTCCCAAAGCACGACCTGCCCCTCATCGGTGACACAGGCCGCTGCAATTGCCGCCCTGAATGGCCCGCAGGATTTCATCGTAACCGCTCTTGCGGAATACAAGACGCGCGGCGAACTGGTGACGAAAGGCTTCAGCGCCATTCCCGGTCTCGAGGTGCGCGCACCGGAGGGCGCCTTCTATCTCTTCCCGAAATGCACAGCCTTTATCGGCAGGACTGCACCGGACGGGACAAAGATCGAGAATGATACGATGCTGGCATCCTATCTTTTGAGCCAGGGCAAGGTTGCCACCGTCCCGGGTTCTGCATTTGGCGTGGGACCTTTCATTCGGCTGTCTTTCGCAACCTCGCGGGACAATCTTTCAATTGCCGTCGAACGCATTGCTGACACACTGGCATTGCTTAGCTGA